In Nitrososphaerota archaeon, a single genomic region encodes these proteins:
- a CDS encoding winged helix-turn-helix domain-containing protein, whose translation MGQPAGKTTREVKGNTLRVYLYLLHTGNSELRDVQKSLGFSTPSLASYHLGKLVEAGYVSQDEKGKYGVVKDSTNEILEGYVRIGAVVFPQLFFFSVLFTGVIGFLAFASFYSSSYVPLLAGASVALVAAFWYETVKVWRRLTSWT comes from the coding sequence ATGGGCCAGCCCGCCGGGAAGACGACTCGCGAAGTCAAGGGGAACACTCTGAGGGTGTATCTCTACCTCCTGCATACGGGGAACTCAGAACTCAGGGACGTCCAAAAGTCCCTGGGGTTCTCGACCCCTTCTCTCGCCTCCTACCACCTGGGAAAGCTGGTTGAGGCAGGCTATGTCTCCCAGGACGAGAAGGGAAAGTACGGAGTAGTCAAGGACTCCACTAATGAGATCCTCGAGGGATACGTCCGGATTGGGGCAGTCGTTTTTCCTCAGCTCTTCTTCTTCTCTGTGCTCTTCACCGGGGTCATAGGCTTCCTTGCGTTCGCGTCCTTCTACTCCTCTTCCTACGTCCCGCTTCTCGCGGGTGCCTCGGTGGCCCTTGTGGCCGCGTTCTGGTACGAAACGGTCAAGGTCTGGAGGCGGTTGACCTCGTGGACCTGA
- a CDS encoding CBS domain-containing protein: protein MRRLQALISTVLPDLFKMPRTTTDPNSPLIYSGSLLHVSDIQMLPVQRNELARKGKSGIRLYGAFGSYAVLQSILILPPENAYQFLWTPTRDSLVWIGSVSSDSPFDRLLSVFEATGFGAARVSKRQIHTLITLEDVVNLIRMGVLTSEVRISSISSEPITTSRDTTLADALQLMFEGKVRRLFLDDEPRKYISDRSILALLFSPYMLKVARDSPGKWLDLRVNQIPKREATSVPSEASLLDAASLLTQGSDECLVTSKNRVVTRWDIVIKSWKKDLEFVAEQPISPEVRNKFSHRARIRDASKE, encoded by the coding sequence TTGCGGCGCTTACAGGCGCTAATCTCGACCGTCCTTCCAGACCTGTTCAAGATGCCGAGAACAACCACAGACCCCAACTCTCCTCTGATTTACTCCGGATCGCTGCTCCACGTGTCAGACATTCAGATGCTCCCTGTGCAGAGGAATGAACTCGCCCGAAAAGGCAAGTCTGGAATCAGGCTCTACGGCGCGTTCGGGAGCTATGCTGTGCTCCAGAGCATACTCATTCTTCCGCCTGAGAACGCATACCAATTCCTGTGGACGCCAACGCGTGACTCGCTCGTCTGGATAGGGTCCGTCTCGTCGGATAGCCCTTTTGATAGGCTCCTATCCGTCTTCGAAGCTACTGGATTCGGGGCTGCCAGAGTGTCAAAACGGCAAATTCACACCCTGATTACCTTGGAGGATGTGGTCAACCTCATAAGGATGGGAGTGCTGACCTCAGAAGTCAGGATAAGTTCGATTTCGAGCGAGCCGATTACCACTTCGCGCGATACGACGTTAGCAGACGCTCTCCAACTCATGTTTGAAGGAAAGGTCAGGCGCCTGTTCCTTGACGACGAGCCCCGGAAATATATCTCGGATCGGTCCATCCTCGCGCTCCTCTTTAGCCCATACATGCTCAAGGTCGCGAGAGACTCCCCAGGGAAGTGGCTTGATCTCCGGGTCAATCAAATTCCAAAGAGAGAGGCGACCTCCGTTCCAAGTGAGGCATCATTACTGGATGCCGCGAGCTTGCTGACTCAGGGATCTGACGAGTGTCTTGTCACGAGCAAGAACCGCGTTGTCACACGATGGGATATCGTCATCAAGTCATGGAAGAAGGATCTAGAATTCGTCGCTGAGCAACCAATCTCACCTGAAGTTCGAAACAAGTTCTCCCATCGTGCGCGAATCCGAGATGCTTCGAAGGAATAG
- a CDS encoding DUF4382 domain-containing protein, with product MSVKRNTIRYGAAAAVLALAIIATSSFLAGSSVLPSSSSSSIQGPKSLLVIQLTDPPHVPVGTLWLNMTYSSLDFLVGEPTGVDNQVTPKTITNSTSATLDLLRLQNISQTIGSISLPDGSVIYSVTFHVSGIVIDINGTKPYPSVSLASGTSFTVAVAGNHQLHGTNKVLLQLNPVVVYTGSVYNMIPSSVGVLRQSEGAGESQIGWEHRLTSSDTKDLDSAQGNLSANLLTLSVVTSTSSTTLTVQVNNTGSQSITLNAIGVSGNFTAQGNSCPWSESSTTTTTTLHTESPQVTDNSAKDQPRCWPNFFLHVVAFVPVIPPTSAQTSTSCALGQLSLVTDDLIGEHQDGGLVLAPGECINLTYVGIIKLGGLPVVLTPSTAPGQPYGVHIFASNGANLQLDCVLPTGANSCKVDQHP from the coding sequence ATGTCAGTCAAACGGAATACGATCAGGTACGGCGCCGCAGCGGCGGTGCTGGCCCTTGCTATCATTGCAACCTCTTCATTCCTCGCAGGCTCTTCAGTCCTGCCGAGTTCGAGCTCTAGCTCAATCCAAGGTCCCAAGTCACTTCTGGTCATCCAACTCACGGATCCACCGCATGTCCCCGTTGGGACTTTGTGGTTGAACATGACCTACTCCTCTCTTGACTTCTTGGTCGGCGAGCCAACAGGAGTCGACAATCAGGTAACCCCGAAGACAATCACTAACTCAACTTCTGCGACCCTCGACCTCTTGAGACTCCAGAACATATCTCAGACAATCGGCTCAATCAGCCTTCCTGACGGGTCGGTCATTTACTCGGTTACATTCCATGTCTCGGGGATTGTGATTGATATCAACGGGACAAAGCCCTATCCCTCTGTCTCTCTAGCCTCTGGGACAAGCTTCACCGTCGCAGTGGCGGGGAACCACCAGCTCCACGGAACTAACAAAGTCCTACTGCAATTGAACCCAGTTGTGGTGTACACCGGATCGGTCTACAACATGATCCCCTCGTCCGTGGGCGTCCTCAGACAGTCTGAAGGCGCGGGCGAGAGCCAAATCGGATGGGAGCATAGGCTCACTTCAAGCGATACGAAGGACTTGGACAGCGCCCAGGGGAACCTCAGCGCAAACCTCCTTACATTATCGGTCGTTACCTCGACCTCTAGCACTACCCTGACTGTGCAGGTTAACAACACCGGGAGCCAATCAATCACTCTAAACGCAATCGGAGTCTCTGGAAACTTCACGGCCCAGGGGAACAGCTGCCCATGGAGTGAGTCTTCTACGACAACCACTACCACCCTCCACACCGAATCGCCCCAGGTCACTGATAATTCGGCCAAGGATCAGCCGCGGTGCTGGCCGAACTTCTTCTTGCACGTGGTCGCCTTCGTCCCAGTCATTCCTCCAACCTCGGCACAAACCTCCACTTCCTGCGCCCTTGGCCAGTTGAGCCTGGTCACCGACGATCTGATCGGCGAACACCAGGATGGAGGTCTAGTCCTCGCTCCAGGCGAATGCATCAACCTCACATACGTTGGGATAATCAAACTAGGTGGTTTGCCGGTCGTGTTGACCCCCTCCACCGCACCAGGACAGCCCTACGGCGTCCACATTTTCGCTTCGAACGGAGCAAATCTACAGCTCGACTGCGTTCTTCCGACAGGCGCAAACAGCTGCAAAGTAGACCAGCATCCATAG
- a CDS encoding nucleotidyltransferase family protein, with amino-acid sequence MKPKVAAAVLCGGRGERLRPLTDFFQKTMIPIGERRRPLLEYIVRLLVHHGIRDITMLGSYRMKEIRDYFKEGSAFGARIAYSKDKKGERGSLSALAGALSRASIPKCDVLIVYYGDILSDLDITRLVLVHSNEKADATLVLSRGYTLPIGVATVRGGRRVVAMEEKPTLDLSITTGCMALGPRAMRSALEIAGKGRGDLMSDFVPELLKRKVKVAAYYTTGLWYDVGALTSYEKLNSELKDDSLSYIRDQPAAHP; translated from the coding sequence GTGAAGCCGAAGGTCGCCGCAGCCGTCCTCTGTGGAGGAAGAGGTGAGAGGCTGCGACCTCTTACAGACTTCTTCCAGAAGACAATGATCCCGATCGGAGAACGAAGGCGCCCGTTGCTCGAGTACATCGTCAGGCTCTTGGTCCACCACGGAATTCGCGACATAACCATGCTCGGGAGCTACAGAATGAAGGAAATCAGGGATTACTTCAAGGAGGGTTCCGCCTTCGGAGCAAGGATAGCGTATTCCAAGGACAAGAAGGGAGAAAGAGGGAGCCTCAGCGCACTTGCCGGAGCTCTAAGTAGGGCATCCATACCGAAGTGCGACGTGCTGATAGTGTATTATGGAGACATTCTCTCCGACCTTGACATTACTAGGCTGGTCTTGGTCCACAGCAACGAGAAGGCAGATGCCACCCTCGTCCTGTCGAGGGGATACACCTTGCCAATAGGTGTCGCCACGGTGAGGGGCGGCCGTCGGGTCGTCGCCATGGAGGAGAAGCCTACTCTAGACCTCAGCATTACCACTGGTTGCATGGCCCTCGGACCGCGGGCGATGAGGTCGGCCCTTGAAATCGCAGGAAAAGGGAGGGGTGACCTGATGTCGGACTTCGTTCCCGAGCTCCTCAAGCGAAAGGTCAAGGTCGCTGCGTACTACACAACTGGACTTTGGTACGATGTTGGGGCGCTAACCAGCTATGAGAAACTTAACTCAGAGCTCAAGGACGACTCCCTGTCCTATATTCGGGATCAACCAGCGGCGCACCCTTGA
- a CDS encoding CdvA-like protein, with product MKPDSITPLVGKPVKDLYGRNAGLAIGFSIDTSGEVKSIGVDEGKGKFAEYPSSRLLTDKDGFVVVPAWKIESEVLSREQEMVKKRLQALTDLRKEGEISKVTHDRMYQQYEEQFDKIQISFSEFGKKITQRVKELEQQEEVLEEFLVNIKVYSRSGEIDEAGYKAMMEMSNSMTARDAREKEELNRVLDSISELIGRDVMGPESAPVSIKATIKATGS from the coding sequence ATGAAACCTGACTCAATAACACCCTTGGTGGGCAAGCCAGTTAAGGACCTGTACGGCAGAAATGCAGGACTCGCGATCGGCTTCTCGATTGACACTTCGGGTGAGGTGAAATCCATAGGCGTGGATGAGGGAAAGGGTAAATTCGCGGAGTACCCCTCTTCTCGCCTGCTCACTGACAAAGATGGTTTTGTTGTCGTGCCGGCCTGGAAGATTGAAAGCGAGGTGCTCTCAAGAGAGCAGGAGATGGTCAAGAAAAGACTGCAGGCACTGACTGATCTCAGGAAGGAGGGCGAAATAAGTAAGGTGACGCATGACAGGATGTACCAGCAGTACGAGGAACAATTTGATAAGATTCAGATATCCTTCAGTGAGTTTGGCAAGAAGATCACCCAGAGAGTCAAGGAGCTCGAACAGCAAGAAGAGGTGTTGGAGGAGTTCCTTGTCAACATCAAAGTCTACTCACGCTCGGGGGAGATCGACGAAGCAGGGTACAAAGCCATGATGGAGATGTCGAACTCGATGACCGCGAGAGATGCACGCGAGAAAGAAGAGCTCAACAGGGTGCTGGATTCGATCTCAGAACTGATTGGTCGAGACGTGATGGGACCCGAGAGCGCTCCGGTTAGCATCAAGGCGACGATTAAGGCGACCGGCTCCTGA
- a CDS encoding phosphatase PAP2 family protein, protein MEAGQVRRNSAFKRTLSLLRSRPLAALALLPFFVFVLLAAAVTFSTSFYQADFQAALWVNGLGVGATLNAVFVSAALYGREYFWVPVVGLVFLFGDRRTRLLALGLALVFLVGIAAGEVAKALVMRERIAVFIGQGSFASLPSFSLRVPFDTDFSFPSGHALIVSIGAVYSLATFRRRWVASLLAVEAAVVCFSRVYVGAHYPTDVLGGIALGAAIAFGGIAVNQLFFRDRASRLGAYLEKVFGKGRLSL, encoded by the coding sequence ATGGAAGCTGGTCAGGTAAGGAGAAATAGCGCCTTCAAGCGGACGCTGTCGCTGTTGAGAAGCAGACCCCTTGCAGCCCTTGCGTTGCTTCCCTTCTTCGTATTCGTCCTCCTCGCAGCGGCTGTCACCTTCTCCACCTCCTTCTACCAGGCTGATTTCCAGGCCGCCCTTTGGGTCAACGGACTGGGCGTCGGCGCAACCCTGAACGCAGTTTTCGTTTCGGCCGCGCTCTATGGTCGGGAGTACTTCTGGGTGCCAGTTGTGGGCTTGGTCTTTCTCTTCGGGGACCGCCGCACCCGGCTTCTTGCCCTCGGCTTGGCTCTGGTCTTCCTGGTGGGCATAGCCGCCGGTGAGGTGGCCAAGGCCCTGGTGATGAGAGAGAGGATCGCGGTGTTCATCGGCCAAGGAAGCTTTGCCTCCTTGCCGTCTTTCTCCCTGCGCGTGCCCTTCGACACAGACTTTTCCTTCCCCTCCGGTCATGCTCTGATTGTCTCTATCGGGGCCGTCTACTCGCTCGCGACCTTCCGCCGTAGGTGGGTCGCGTCCCTTCTCGCTGTCGAGGCCGCGGTCGTCTGCTTCTCCCGGGTCTACGTCGGGGCCCACTACCCGACGGACGTACTTGGCGGTATTGCCCTGGGGGCTGCCATTGCCTTCGGGGGCATTGCGGTGAATCAGCTCTTTTTCAGGGACCGGGCCTCGAGGCTGGGTGCCTACCTTGAGAAGGTGTTTGGGAAGGGAAGGCTCTCGCTCTAA
- the pgk gene encoding phosphoglycerate kinase yields MPIKMLTLEDLELQGKRIFLRVDINTPIHPETGKLIEHARLEEAAATIADLSESRVIVASHQGRVGRPDYTSLEAHSEALQTILGKPVNFVPDVFGPEALRRMDSMSNGEVLMLDNLRFTAEENQEYKPGDAEKTFLVKRLREHVDSCVLDAFSTAHRASPTIVGFAGLVPTCAGRTVGRELRMLDRIVAVEKGPYVTVLGGAKVNDRLEAIDALIMNNRADKVLLCGVVGLVFLKAVGKYRGELGIDNEQKHLLKARQLLDADPERFAMPVDVAIRVGDGRKEVELKDLTGQIQALDIGPQTVERYERFIKGAGTVFMSGPPGAFELEGFSYGTEHLLRAMASSLGTTIISGGHLSSALRRYGIHDQIDHISTAGGALVQYLAGKRLPLIDALERSADRWGAGNALR; encoded by the coding sequence ATGCCCATCAAGATGTTGACGCTGGAGGACCTGGAACTCCAAGGCAAGCGGATCTTCTTGCGGGTCGACATCAATACGCCTATTCATCCTGAGACTGGCAAGCTGATTGAACATGCGAGGCTGGAGGAGGCGGCTGCCACCATCGCCGACCTGTCGGAGTCTAGGGTCATCGTGGCCTCGCACCAGGGGAGGGTCGGGAGGCCGGACTACACCAGCCTTGAAGCCCATTCCGAAGCTCTGCAGACTATCCTGGGGAAACCGGTCAACTTTGTGCCCGACGTCTTTGGGCCCGAGGCCCTGCGAAGGATGGATTCGATGTCCAACGGAGAGGTTTTGATGCTGGACAATCTCAGGTTCACGGCCGAGGAGAACCAGGAATACAAACCAGGGGACGCGGAGAAGACGTTCCTGGTCAAGAGGTTGAGGGAGCACGTGGATTCGTGCGTCTTGGACGCGTTTTCGACTGCCCACCGAGCGTCCCCAACCATAGTTGGCTTCGCGGGCCTGGTCCCTACTTGCGCGGGGCGGACTGTGGGGAGGGAGCTCAGAATGCTCGACAGAATAGTCGCCGTGGAGAAGGGGCCTTACGTCACGGTCCTCGGGGGGGCGAAGGTGAACGACAGGCTCGAGGCGATTGACGCGCTGATCATGAACAACAGGGCGGACAAGGTTCTCCTCTGCGGGGTCGTGGGCCTAGTGTTCTTGAAAGCGGTCGGCAAGTACAGGGGCGAACTAGGCATCGACAACGAGCAGAAGCACCTCCTAAAGGCGAGGCAGCTACTTGACGCGGACCCAGAAAGGTTCGCCATGCCAGTCGATGTTGCCATCAGAGTCGGCGACGGAAGGAAGGAGGTGGAGCTCAAGGACCTGACCGGACAGATTCAGGCCCTGGACATTGGCCCGCAGACCGTCGAGCGGTATGAGAGGTTCATAAAAGGAGCTGGGACGGTGTTCATGAGCGGACCGCCGGGGGCTTTCGAATTGGAGGGGTTCAGCTACGGGACCGAGCACCTTCTAAGGGCGATGGCCTCTTCGCTCGGGACCACGATCATCAGCGGCGGGCACCTGTCTTCGGCCCTTCGGAGGTACGGCATCCACGACCAGATCGACCACATCAGCACGGCCGGAGGGGCCCTTGTGCAGTATCTCGCGGGGAAGAGGCTTCCCCTGATCGACGCACTCGAGAGGTCGGCCGACAGGTGGGGGGCTGGGAACGCTTTAAGGTGA
- a CDS encoding type II glyceraldehyde-3-phosphate dehydrogenase, with amino-acid sequence MIRVGVNGFGTIGRRVADAVMKQSDMELAGVTKTKPDYKSIIAEKKGIPLYAVDMKSLEAFRTAGASVKGTLNDLLQRVDVVVDAAPEDTGPVNKPIYQMAKVKCVFQGGAGDNIADVSFVAQCNFEAALGKEAVQVVSCNTTGLCRTIDAIDKGVGVSRARAVLARRATDPDDVKKGPIDAVVLDPTTLPSHHGPDVQAVLKGLKIVTMAFKVPTTHMHLHSLILTLKKDATRDDVLKALSTAPRIQLVDGKSGFKSTASIMDMAREMGRPRNDIYEATVWSDSVTVVDGEAYMFLAVHQEAIVVPENIDAIRAVYGGYTREDSMKMTDASLSIVHR; translated from the coding sequence ATGATCAGGGTCGGGGTCAACGGCTTCGGGACCATAGGCCGGCGGGTGGCGGACGCGGTCATGAAGCAGAGCGACATGGAGCTGGCCGGGGTGACGAAGACCAAGCCTGACTACAAGTCTATCATAGCCGAGAAGAAGGGAATCCCGCTCTACGCCGTCGACATGAAGAGCCTGGAGGCCTTCAGGACGGCCGGGGCCAGCGTAAAGGGGACCCTCAACGACCTCCTTCAGAGGGTGGACGTGGTGGTGGACGCGGCGCCCGAGGACACGGGGCCGGTCAACAAACCGATCTACCAGATGGCGAAGGTGAAGTGCGTCTTCCAGGGCGGGGCAGGGGACAACATCGCAGATGTCTCCTTCGTGGCCCAGTGCAACTTCGAGGCGGCCCTGGGGAAGGAAGCCGTGCAGGTTGTGTCCTGCAACACGACCGGGCTCTGCAGAACCATCGATGCGATAGACAAGGGGGTGGGGGTGTCCAGGGCCAGGGCCGTCCTTGCGAGGAGGGCAACGGACCCAGACGATGTCAAGAAGGGGCCCATCGACGCGGTCGTTCTGGACCCCACAACGTTGCCGTCGCACCACGGTCCGGACGTTCAGGCGGTGCTGAAGGGGCTGAAGATAGTCACCATGGCGTTCAAGGTCCCGACTACCCACATGCACCTGCACAGTCTGATCCTGACCCTGAAGAAGGACGCGACGAGGGACGATGTGCTAAAGGCCCTTTCGACTGCGCCCCGGATACAGCTGGTCGACGGGAAGTCGGGGTTCAAATCCACGGCGAGCATAATGGACATGGCGCGCGAGATGGGACGGCCGAGGAACGACATCTACGAAGCCACGGTGTGGAGCGACTCGGTGACTGTGGTTGACGGGGAGGCGTACATGTTCCTCGCTGTCCACCAGGAGGCGATAGTCGTACCAGAGAACATAGACGCGATTAGGGCGGTGTACGGAGGGTACACCAGGGAGGATTCGATGAAGATGACGGACGCTTCTTTGAGCATCGTGCACAGGTAG
- a CDS encoding serine hydroxymethyltransferase: MAYSYLERLNRTIKAHEDWRLTECLNLEPAENRTSPQTRSAFLSDLGNRYTDPEDFHRGTRYLDELVSLTEEIARKVFRARYANVSPLSGHVADMAVLFALTEPGNRVLSVSPKDGGYPGITQDGLGRLLKLENSFFPYDDEAVNVEPKGSARLIETASPKVIFFGSSFIPFPHPTRKLSEAAAGTCVYDGSHVLGLIAGGVFQDPLREGCSLLIGSTHKSFPGPQGGIILSNSEEIYSRVSSKLYYGAVDNIHLDRIAALAIALLEMMQFGKPYAEAVVKNSKAVAKALVDEGVKVRGASHGYTESHQALLDYHVVKLASLAKKLEEANIISDSGGRIGTAELTRMGFGPSEMEEVAELVAMVVLGKKPVDFVKSRVKSLVRQFQEPKYVLKDIPRLP, encoded by the coding sequence ATGGCCTATTCCTATCTCGAACGTCTGAACCGCACAATCAAAGCCCACGAAGACTGGAGGCTCACGGAGTGCCTGAACCTCGAACCCGCTGAAAACCGGACCAGTCCCCAGACCCGGTCGGCATTCCTGAGCGACCTGGGGAACAGGTACACCGACCCCGAAGACTTCCACAGGGGGACGCGGTATCTTGACGAACTGGTCTCGCTGACCGAGGAGATCGCCAGGAAGGTCTTCAGGGCGCGCTACGCGAACGTCAGCCCCCTCTCGGGGCACGTCGCAGACATGGCAGTGCTATTCGCCCTCACGGAACCCGGAAACAGGGTCCTTTCCGTGTCTCCGAAGGACGGCGGATACCCGGGCATAACCCAGGATGGCCTGGGAAGGCTCCTCAAGCTCGAGAACTCCTTCTTCCCTTACGACGACGAAGCCGTGAACGTCGAACCCAAGGGTTCCGCCCGGCTGATCGAGACGGCGAGCCCCAAGGTCATCTTCTTCGGGTCGAGCTTCATCCCCTTCCCGCACCCCACGAGGAAGCTTTCCGAAGCTGCCGCCGGGACCTGCGTCTACGACGGCTCGCACGTCCTCGGCCTCATCGCAGGAGGGGTCTTCCAGGACCCCCTGAGGGAAGGCTGTTCTCTTCTCATCGGCTCGACCCACAAGAGCTTCCCGGGCCCCCAGGGTGGGATTATCCTCTCGAACAGCGAGGAAATCTATTCCAGGGTCTCCTCCAAGCTTTACTACGGCGCAGTGGACAACATCCACCTCGACAGGATCGCGGCCCTTGCCATCGCTCTCCTCGAGATGATGCAGTTCGGGAAGCCCTACGCCGAGGCGGTTGTCAAGAACTCGAAGGCGGTCGCCAAAGCCCTCGTGGACGAAGGTGTGAAGGTCCGCGGAGCGAGCCACGGCTACACCGAATCTCACCAGGCCCTCCTCGACTACCACGTCGTGAAGCTCGCCTCCCTGGCCAAGAAGCTCGAAGAGGCCAACATCATCTCGGATAGCGGAGGGAGAATCGGCACTGCAGAGCTGACCAGGATGGGATTCGGCCCGTCAGAGATGGAGGAGGTGGCCGAGCTTGTCGCCATGGTGGTCCTGGGGAAGAAACCCGTGGATTTCGTGAAGAGCCGGGTCAAGTCCCTCGTCAGGCAGTTCCAAGAACCCAAGTACGTCCTGAAGGATATCCCCAGGCTGCCGTAG
- a CDS encoding FAD-dependent oxidoreductase, giving the protein MQSEFDVIVVGAGPAGSAAALSLTRRGVSVLMLEKGKVPGEKSMTGGVLYGDFPGGQGIRSLVPDFDSSAPLERQIISHEVVVLGAPDEEKGTAQFYRMTKTSLAGKLGLFSASIETGHDFSVLSRPFDSWFADLAVKEGATLSTSTTAVGLIKEDGVVAGVMTTHESLRSKVVIDSSGVTSTLVEEAGLRKTLSPRQLYHGIKRVYGLDPGVIERRFRVGAGKGRAAFYLGGFMQGIGGGAFVYTNKETLSVGLVVELDSLVRATTEHFDRVGKLIDVQDEFEGHPMVAELLDGATLLEYSAHNTPKSFKSILKKPYADGYLVAGDALGSFVKMGPMVDGMRGAIASGIMAAEAFARANSSGSFRARNLSRYREMLGPIYDDVGRSGRDSFISESSFTYHTLPRVIFGTRLISETFNFVPRARPSTHQNTIQRVSAGLNLLSFDLDGERQQIKVDTNLASMSITKPWVPTCPANCFVLQTSKGEFASFRDLYEHNLRLLSTGTNPPPSIRRKAFSETKRDVAEGRLRFDHSSCVSCGTCGSIGPAELVEFAHEEDGHGVRYKFG; this is encoded by the coding sequence GTGCAGTCTGAATTCGACGTCATAGTGGTCGGTGCCGGTCCGGCAGGCTCCGCCGCAGCCCTGTCACTGACGCGCAGGGGAGTCAGCGTACTGATGCTCGAGAAGGGAAAGGTCCCGGGGGAGAAGAGTATGACCGGAGGAGTGCTCTACGGGGACTTCCCGGGGGGCCAGGGAATCCGAAGCCTTGTCCCCGACTTTGATAGCTCCGCGCCTCTCGAGCGGCAGATTATTTCTCATGAAGTCGTAGTCCTTGGGGCGCCCGACGAGGAGAAGGGAACTGCTCAGTTCTACCGGATGACAAAGACTTCGCTCGCGGGGAAGCTCGGGCTCTTCTCCGCCAGTATTGAAACTGGGCATGACTTCTCCGTCCTGAGCCGGCCGTTCGACAGCTGGTTTGCAGACCTTGCAGTCAAGGAAGGCGCCACCCTATCTACGAGCACCACAGCCGTGGGGCTCATCAAAGAAGACGGCGTCGTGGCTGGCGTAATGACGACGCACGAGAGTCTTAGGTCCAAGGTGGTGATAGACTCGTCTGGAGTTACCTCAACCCTGGTCGAGGAGGCAGGGCTCCGGAAGACGCTATCCCCCCGTCAGCTCTATCATGGGATCAAACGCGTCTACGGCCTCGACCCCGGAGTCATCGAGAGGAGGTTCAGAGTGGGCGCCGGGAAAGGACGAGCCGCTTTCTACCTCGGCGGCTTCATGCAAGGCATCGGAGGCGGTGCATTCGTCTACACCAACAAAGAAACCCTCTCGGTTGGCCTCGTTGTCGAACTGGATTCTCTGGTCAGGGCGACAACCGAGCACTTCGACCGGGTAGGCAAGCTCATCGACGTGCAGGACGAGTTCGAAGGTCATCCGATGGTCGCCGAGCTCCTCGACGGAGCCACCCTCCTGGAGTACTCGGCGCACAACACCCCGAAGAGCTTCAAGTCTATCCTGAAGAAGCCCTACGCCGACGGGTACCTCGTCGCGGGGGACGCCCTGGGCTCGTTTGTAAAGATGGGTCCCATGGTCGACGGGATGAGAGGGGCGATAGCCTCGGGCATCATGGCCGCCGAGGCGTTCGCCAGGGCCAACTCGTCTGGCTCGTTCAGGGCCAGAAACCTCTCACGGTACCGAGAAATGCTCGGGCCGATCTACGACGACGTGGGACGGTCCGGAAGGGACAGCTTCATCTCCGAAAGCTCCTTCACCTACCACACCCTGCCGCGGGTCATCTTCGGCACCCGTCTTATCTCCGAGACCTTCAACTTCGTGCCAAGGGCCCGACCCTCGACGCACCAAAACACTATACAGAGAGTGAGCGCAGGATTGAATCTCCTCTCCTTTGACCTGGACGGAGAGCGACAGCAAATCAAGGTCGACACCAACCTTGCCTCGATGTCGATAACCAAGCCCTGGGTCCCCACCTGCCCCGCCAACTGCTTCGTCCTTCAGACCTCCAAAGGAGAGTTCGCCTCGTTCAGGGACCTTTACGAGCACAACCTTCGCCTCCTCTCCACAGGGACGAATCCCCCGCCCTCAATCAGGAGGAAGGCTTTCTCAGAAACCAAACGAGACGTTGCCGAAGGTAGGTTACGCTTCGACCATTCTTCGTGCGTCTCTTGCGGAACCTGCGGCTCCATCGGCCCCGCGGAACTGGTGGAGTTTGCCCACGAAGAGGATGGCCACGGGGTAAGGTACAAGTTCGGGTAG